From a single Cyclobacterium marinum DSM 745 genomic region:
- the rfbC gene encoding dTDP-4-dehydrorhamnose 3,5-epimerase has protein sequence MIFTETKLKGAYIIDVNKIEDERGYFGRVFCKKEFDEIGIESNIAQTNMSFNPKKGTLRGMHYQVSPYEETKLVKCTSGAIYDCIVDLRKDSPTYMEWIGVELTQENNRMLFVPRDFAHGFITLEDNTAIQYFVSQFYAPGAEKGIKWDDPKINIKWPVDVDVISEKDNNHPYLNDQLL, from the coding sequence ATGATTTTTACAGAAACTAAGTTAAAAGGTGCCTATATCATTGATGTGAATAAAATTGAGGATGAGCGGGGGTATTTTGGGAGGGTGTTTTGCAAAAAAGAGTTTGATGAAATTGGAATTGAATCAAATATTGCCCAGACCAATATGTCTTTTAACCCTAAAAAAGGTACATTGAGGGGGATGCATTATCAGGTATCTCCTTATGAAGAAACCAAGCTTGTAAAATGTACATCAGGGGCAATTTATGATTGTATTGTTGATCTAAGAAAAGATTCTCCAACCTACATGGAATGGATTGGGGTGGAGCTAACCCAGGAAAATAATAGGATGTTATTTGTACCCAGAGATTTTGCCCATGGCTTTATCACATTAGAGGACAATACAGCAATTCAATATTTTGTTTCTCAGTTTTATGCCCCGGGAGCAGAAAAAGGAATCAAATGGGATGACCCCAAGATAAATATCAAATGGCCGGTAGATGTGGATGTAATTTCCGAAAAAGACAATAACCACCCTTATTTAAATGACCAATTACTATGA
- a CDS encoding polysaccharide biosynthesis protein has translation MESNLFKDIWNLSFKDKRELHSDSLTELTSQLIQLYESQGRLSDNPLAPALTRTLSLPNKTITKMINGKVCLVTGGLGCVGSKLVEHLMRYAPSKIIILDKTSIEDSPYKHPASEKIISIQEDVTNEAQVTALFSKHLPEFVFHTAAQRDPGLAEKAIFDTVRTNIIGTLNILNACEKTKSVHQCVFSSTGKASRYFTTEIYAATKKVCEMLLDVFARKGNKKYSMVRFTHIVNNSLMDHQLKKLAQTADYITIHAPGKFVTAQNVEEAACLMQNALIYSELGKCKFLLVKNLEWPVESLELALYYIKTYKRRIPIVFSGNPKGYSEKFFRGQLDWKNPTDLNLLINVYENRNRTVNPEDDIIISSIVPFSSTLLDNLIQDIVMTEGEENTKKVLVEGLKAIFNDSLNYVEVSQTQDILKWGLDPKYLDLEGLSEADFQEMTPSMFASIANIPS, from the coding sequence ATGGAATCAAATCTATTTAAAGATATTTGGAACCTCTCTTTTAAAGATAAAAGAGAACTCCATTCTGATTCGTTAACTGAATTAACGAGTCAACTGATCCAACTTTATGAGTCCCAAGGAAGATTATCAGATAATCCTTTGGCTCCCGCCCTTACCAGAACCCTTTCACTACCTAACAAAACCATTACAAAAATGATAAATGGAAAGGTATGCTTGGTAACCGGTGGGCTTGGTTGTGTTGGAAGCAAATTGGTTGAGCACCTGATGAGATACGCTCCTTCAAAAATAATAATTTTAGATAAAACAAGTATAGAAGATTCTCCCTATAAACATCCGGCCTCCGAAAAAATTATTAGTATTCAGGAAGACGTTACAAATGAAGCACAAGTAACAGCACTTTTCAGTAAGCATTTACCGGAATTTGTTTTTCATACTGCTGCTCAAAGGGATCCCGGCTTGGCTGAAAAAGCCATATTCGATACTGTCAGAACAAATATTATAGGTACCCTCAATATTTTAAATGCCTGCGAAAAAACCAAATCTGTGCACCAGTGCGTATTTTCCTCTACAGGAAAAGCAAGTAGGTATTTTACCACTGAAATATATGCTGCTACCAAAAAAGTTTGCGAAATGCTGTTAGATGTCTTTGCTAGAAAAGGAAATAAAAAATACAGTATGGTCCGGTTTACCCATATTGTTAACAACAGTTTAATGGACCATCAATTAAAAAAATTGGCGCAAACTGCAGATTATATTACGATTCACGCTCCCGGAAAGTTTGTAACCGCTCAAAATGTGGAGGAGGCTGCCTGCTTGATGCAAAATGCGCTGATTTATTCAGAATTAGGGAAATGTAAATTCCTTTTAGTAAAAAATCTGGAATGGCCAGTGGAAAGTTTAGAATTAGCACTTTATTACATAAAAACATACAAAAGAAGAATCCCAATTGTATTTTCAGGAAACCCAAAAGGTTACAGCGAAAAGTTCTTTCGAGGGCAATTGGACTGGAAAAACCCTACTGATTTAAACCTATTGATTAATGTTTATGAAAATAGAAACCGAACAGTTAATCCAGAGGACGACATTATAATTTCCTCCATTGTTCCATTTTCCAGTACGTTGCTCGATAACCTCATCCAGGACATAGTCATGACCGAAGGAGAGGAAAACACTAAGAAAGTATTGGTTGAAGGGTTAAAGGCTATTTTCAATGACTCTTTAAATTATGTTGAAGTTTCTCAAACGCAAGATATTTTAAAGTGGGGCTTAGACCCTAAGTACCTCGATTTAGAAGGATTGTCGGAAGCTGACTTTCAAGAAATGACACCTTCCATGTTTGCCTCTATTGCAAACATTCCATCGTAA
- a CDS encoding Mov34/MPN/PAD-1 family protein, which translates to MEENILKEILQYIEKIPEESCGFLLGKNSNRAKRVIKILPVKNDSKENRKKKYSINPKDFIEAEKIAIENEWSLLGVYHSHLNWPASPSETDRIMAFPNLSYIIISLQEQVFSEIRSWKLTQAKTFKEEKLVITKS; encoded by the coding sequence TTGGAAGAAAATATTTTAAAAGAAATCCTTCAATACATAGAAAAAATACCTGAAGAATCCTGTGGTTTCTTATTGGGAAAAAATAGTAATAGAGCTAAAAGGGTTATAAAAATTTTACCTGTAAAAAACGATAGTAAGGAAAATAGAAAGAAAAAATACTCAATTAACCCTAAAGATTTTATTGAAGCAGAAAAAATAGCAATTGAAAATGAATGGTCACTATTGGGAGTCTACCATAGTCATTTAAATTGGCCCGCAAGCCCTTCTGAAACTGACCGAATAATGGCATTTCCCAATTTATCTTATATAATCATTTCTCTTCAAGAACAAGTTTTCTCAGAAATCAGATCCTGGAAATTAACTCAAGCTAAAACTTTCAAGGAAGAAAAGTTAGTCATCACCAAATCATAA
- the moeB gene encoding molybdopterin-synthase adenylyltransferase MoeB, translating to MATVFIPTPLRKFTGNISKIELEAQSIGELLDSLSIKHPELKKYLYTPEGKIPSFINIFVDDEDIRDLEMEKTSISSTSLISIVPAIAGGIDDIFSKEELARYNRHIIIPEFGREAQVKLKKAKVLVVGSGGLGSPLLLYLAAAGVGTIGLIDFDLVEDSNLQRQVLFGVNEIGTAKVVAAKNRLEAINPYITIETYNQKLTSENALELISKYDVIADGTDNFPTRYLVNDACVLTGKTNVYASIFQFEGQVSVFNYLKDGERGPNYRDLYETPPPAGLVPSCAEGGVLGVLPGIIGSLQALEVIKVVTGIGDNLSGKLYTFDAFSFQSKTFKIKRKESNPLNGTQPTQTTLIDYEQFCNVKSEEKAIKEIAADEFHALKEGEEAYQLIDVREQHEFDLVNINGFHIPLQNITENVDKIKKDRKVVVHCKMGGRSAKAIRELEAKFGFDNLFNLTGGIDAYLEKYDSSVTQN from the coding sequence ATGGCAACTGTATTTATCCCTACGCCATTGCGGAAATTTACCGGTAACATTTCCAAAATTGAGCTAGAGGCTCAATCAATAGGCGAATTATTAGACAGCCTTTCAATAAAACACCCTGAATTAAAAAAATACCTTTATACTCCTGAAGGGAAAATACCTTCCTTCATCAATATTTTTGTAGATGATGAGGACATTAGAGACTTGGAAATGGAAAAAACATCAATCTCCTCAACCAGTTTAATTAGTATCGTACCTGCTATTGCCGGTGGTATTGATGACATTTTTTCTAAGGAGGAATTGGCTCGATACAACAGGCATATAATCATTCCTGAATTTGGAAGGGAAGCCCAAGTTAAACTCAAAAAGGCAAAAGTATTGGTAGTGGGTTCCGGAGGACTTGGTAGCCCTTTGCTATTGTATCTGGCAGCAGCTGGAGTAGGAACCATTGGCTTGATTGATTTTGACCTTGTGGAAGACAGTAATTTGCAAAGGCAGGTATTGTTTGGTGTAAATGAAATTGGAACAGCAAAAGTTGTAGCTGCGAAAAATAGATTAGAAGCCATCAATCCATACATTACTATTGAAACCTACAATCAAAAACTTACAAGTGAAAATGCATTGGAATTAATCTCTAAATACGACGTTATTGCTGACGGAACCGACAATTTCCCTACAAGGTACCTGGTTAATGATGCTTGTGTACTGACAGGTAAAACCAATGTTTATGCTAGCATATTCCAGTTTGAGGGTCAGGTTTCTGTCTTTAATTACCTCAAAGATGGTGAGAGGGGCCCAAATTACAGAGACCTGTATGAAACACCTCCTCCTGCCGGTTTGGTACCGAGTTGTGCTGAAGGCGGCGTCCTAGGGGTATTGCCGGGTATTATAGGAAGTTTACAGGCACTTGAGGTTATAAAAGTAGTCACCGGGATAGGTGATAATCTAAGTGGAAAACTGTATACATTCGATGCCTTTTCTTTTCAGTCAAAAACCTTCAAGATTAAGCGAAAGGAGAGCAACCCGCTGAATGGAACCCAGCCAACCCAAACTACACTTATCGACTATGAGCAATTCTGTAATGTAAAGAGCGAAGAAAAGGCTATTAAAGAAATTGCTGCTGATGAATTTCATGCGCTTAAAGAAGGCGAAGAAGCTTACCAATTAATTGATGTTCGGGAGCAACACGAGTTTGATTTGGTCAATATAAACGGTTTCCATATTCCTCTTCAGAATATTACTGAAAATGTGGACAAGATTAAAAAAGACAGGAAAGTAGTAGTTCATTGCAAAATGGGAGGGAGAAGTGCCAAGGCTATTCGAGAGCTAGAAGCCAAATTTGGTTTTGATAATTTATTTAACCTCACTGGAGGTATAGACGCTTACCTAGAAAAATATGATTCCAGTGTAACACAAAATTGA
- a CDS encoding OmpA family protein: MKKIFIYFLPVILFSAIVCQVQAQSGLLRYAERKALESNYFEAANGYSKAYNKKATYAAAKGAAESYTYLRDYQKSYDWWVKAVNFPEATNNDWLAYIAAANQADRNEAVFLALDSLTGTTLGPNLNLDSLKYWYGNKPNSAVVGVDGLNTNSAEFGFSKDSHGTVYFSSDRGGELDRKKKGLRIDKSYKYYNKKSDWTGRDYLSIYKMDESGEVTKVSVPVPDVFHSTDPFVLQKSPVLFYTVSREIRDSGSYEVYPEIYYSSINEEGQLTDFKGLSINAPLEYSLKTPYVDEEENRLYFSSDMPGGFGGFDLYYMNYSDDFVFEAPVNLGSEINTTGNESNPYLREGKLFFASDGHIGLGGLDLFESKVLGDGFSGVKNLGIPYNSPQDDFAFFITSDNKTILSSDRPESRGWDDIFELETRYKDFQALILGCDGEQLTGNLEVSLMEGSDRINVEIVQDGKGKLEASVAPEEDFEIVIKKDGYFSIHDKSLSTKGLKETSLEKTYQMVRVPYNTTAYVDLVFYNLDESAIREDAKPSLDKVAELLKSYSFLNIAVRSHTDSRASEEYNEALSERRADAVRDYLGQFGIARSRIEASWFGEKEPTNNCGDGVPCPEDQHQVNRRTELLLLAFPEEGKAYQLPPEMQGLDLCDVSNIQLPADLPTIYFGFDQASLSVNDMMALERVALMLREMLYHRLEIKGHTDNRGSDAYNEKLSEKRALVVKKYLEDKGIAPSRLNYEFFGKKNPINDCGDQPCTPNMHKENRRTELSLPKLKKDWTNKEE, translated from the coding sequence ATGAAAAAGATTTTTATTTATTTCTTGCCTGTAATTTTATTCAGCGCTATTGTCTGCCAAGTTCAGGCACAAAGCGGACTGTTAAGGTATGCCGAGCGTAAAGCTTTGGAATCAAATTATTTTGAAGCTGCCAATGGCTATTCAAAAGCCTATAATAAGAAAGCTACTTATGCCGCAGCAAAAGGAGCAGCAGAAAGCTATACCTATTTGAGAGATTATCAAAAAAGTTATGATTGGTGGGTAAAAGCTGTAAACTTTCCGGAGGCAACAAACAATGATTGGTTGGCTTATATAGCTGCAGCAAACCAAGCCGATCGCAATGAAGCTGTTTTCCTTGCCCTCGATTCACTGACGGGAACGACATTAGGACCTAATCTTAACCTTGATTCTTTGAAATATTGGTATGGTAATAAACCTAATTCTGCTGTAGTTGGTGTGGATGGCCTGAATACTAATAGCGCTGAGTTTGGCTTTTCAAAGGACAGCCATGGTACAGTTTATTTCTCCTCGGATAGGGGTGGGGAATTGGACCGAAAAAAGAAAGGGCTAAGAATTGACAAGAGTTATAAATACTATAACAAGAAATCAGATTGGACAGGCAGGGATTACCTAAGTATTTATAAAATGGATGAATCGGGAGAGGTAACAAAAGTTTCTGTACCGGTTCCTGATGTTTTTCATTCAACTGATCCTTTTGTTTTACAAAAATCACCAGTGCTTTTTTATACAGTCAGTAGAGAAATTAGGGATTCAGGAAGCTATGAAGTTTATCCGGAAATTTATTACAGTAGTATCAATGAAGAAGGTCAGTTGACTGATTTTAAAGGGCTTTCTATTAATGCGCCATTAGAATACAGCTTGAAAACTCCCTATGTAGACGAAGAAGAAAATCGTCTGTATTTCTCGTCAGATATGCCGGGAGGTTTTGGAGGCTTTGACTTGTATTACATGAATTATTCCGATGATTTCGTGTTTGAAGCTCCTGTCAACCTAGGCAGTGAAATCAATACCACAGGTAATGAAAGCAATCCTTACCTCAGAGAAGGAAAATTATTCTTTGCTTCTGATGGACATATAGGGCTAGGGGGCCTTGATTTATTTGAGTCGAAAGTTTTGGGAGATGGTTTTTCAGGAGTAAAAAATCTAGGTATTCCTTATAATTCTCCCCAAGATGATTTCGCTTTTTTTATTACTTCCGACAACAAAACCATCCTTTCTTCAGATAGGCCGGAAAGTAGAGGTTGGGATGATATCTTTGAATTAGAAACACGCTATAAAGATTTTCAAGCTTTAATTCTTGGTTGCGATGGTGAGCAGTTGACTGGTAACTTGGAGGTAAGTTTAATGGAAGGCTCTGACCGGATCAACGTAGAAATAGTACAAGATGGAAAGGGCAAATTGGAAGCCTCGGTTGCACCTGAGGAGGATTTTGAAATTGTTATTAAAAAAGATGGTTATTTTTCTATTCATGACAAGTCTCTCAGTACAAAAGGTTTGAAAGAAACCTCATTGGAAAAGACTTATCAAATGGTAAGGGTGCCTTATAATACCACAGCATATGTGGATTTGGTTTTTTATAATCTCGACGAATCAGCCATTAGAGAAGATGCTAAACCATCACTCGATAAAGTTGCTGAATTATTAAAATCCTATTCGTTTTTAAATATAGCTGTTAGATCGCATACTGACTCTAGAGCAAGTGAAGAATACAATGAAGCACTAAGTGAAAGAAGAGCCGATGCAGTAAGGGATTATTTAGGGCAATTTGGTATAGCAAGATCAAGGATTGAAGCTTCTTGGTTTGGAGAAAAAGAACCAACCAACAATTGTGGTGATGGTGTGCCTTGTCCTGAAGATCAACATCAGGTTAATAGAAGAACAGAGTTATTGTTGCTCGCATTTCCTGAGGAAGGAAAAGCCTATCAACTGCCTCCTGAAATGCAAGGCCTGGATCTGTGTGATGTGAGTAATATTCAGTTGCCGGCAGATTTGCCTACCATTTATTTTGGTTTCGATCAAGCAAGCCTATCGGTCAATGATATGATGGCCTTAGAAAGGGTGGCCTTAATGCTCAGAGAAATGCTTTATCACCGATTGGAAATTAAGGGGCATACAGATAATAGAGGAAGTGATGCTTACAATGAAAAACTCTCTGAAAAACGGGCATTGGTAGTGAAGAAATATCTAGAAGATAAGGGTATTGCTCCTAGTAGATTAAATTATGAGTTTTTTGGAAAGAAAAACCCAATCAATGATTGTGGTGACCAACCTTGTACACCTAATATGCATAAAGAGAATAGGAGAACTGAGTTAAGTTTACCCAAATTAAAGAAAGACTGGACCAATAAAGAAGAATAA
- a CDS encoding PorP/SprF family type IX secretion system membrane protein: MKNIFRVFGFLVILLPAGLNSSMAQQLPQFSQYMFNGLHVNPAYAGYKGEHYVQSTYRSQWGSLPGAPTTFTVTADLSANEGLMGFGASIMADEVGPTKTNTALLTYAYRIQTGNESFLGIGVSGGVSEYAIDGSMFDPNDFGDGELPEGRINVFTPNLNTGIFFHSPKFYAGFSAYNLIGKKKLEEEAVALAYHNVHYYLTAGALFPISDQVQFKPSFLMRNGGSGPTNLDLNGMFLFMDRVWAGASYRTNLKVGATDLPPGLSSKNAVAFILELFATEKLRLGYAYDVQTNAFNGLRNNSHEMSLGYYISPRKVNMKNPRWF, encoded by the coding sequence ATGAAGAATATTTTTAGAGTTTTTGGATTTTTGGTGATTTTACTTCCTGCAGGCCTTAATTCGTCTATGGCCCAGCAGCTGCCTCAGTTTAGCCAATACATGTTTAATGGCTTACATGTAAATCCGGCCTATGCGGGATACAAGGGGGAACATTATGTTCAATCTACCTATAGAAGTCAATGGGGAAGTTTACCGGGAGCGCCTACCACTTTTACTGTCACCGCAGACTTAAGTGCCAACGAAGGGCTTATGGGGTTCGGTGCATCCATTATGGCAGATGAAGTAGGTCCTACAAAAACCAATACGGCCCTGTTAACTTATGCCTATAGAATTCAAACAGGAAATGAATCATTTCTTGGTATAGGAGTAAGTGGAGGTGTATCAGAATATGCCATAGATGGAAGCATGTTTGATCCCAATGATTTTGGAGATGGAGAATTACCTGAAGGGAGAATCAATGTTTTTACACCAAACTTAAACACCGGGATCTTTTTTCACAGCCCAAAGTTTTATGCAGGCTTTAGTGCCTATAATCTAATTGGAAAAAAGAAACTTGAAGAAGAAGCAGTGGCATTGGCCTATCATAATGTCCATTATTACCTGACAGCGGGAGCTTTGTTCCCAATTTCTGACCAAGTTCAATTCAAACCTTCGTTCCTGATGCGAAATGGCGGGAGTGGTCCTACTAACCTTGACCTTAACGGTATGTTTTTATTCATGGACAGGGTATGGGCAGGAGCCTCCTACAGAACCAACTTAAAAGTTGGAGCTACGGATTTACCCCCCGGTCTTTCTTCTAAGAATGCTGTAGCCTTTATTTTAGAATTGTTTGCTACAGAGAAACTTAGGCTGGGCTATGCCTATGATGTGCAAACCAATGCATTCAATGGTTTGCGAAACAATAGTCATGAGATGTCTTTAGGATACTATATCTCTCCAAGAAAAGTAAATATGAAAAACCCAAGATGGTTCTAA
- a CDS encoding T9SS type B sorting domain-containing protein, giving the protein MKSLILLVQLRFYYFFKKSLKFISFIFLLGMVFIGQVSAQTVTVTGTENNIPITEVRYTIEGNELIQTSPDGNENPSPADVPVVISSITIDTDKVIYATTRNPTVENPNPIIGSATIRSDAIQIVHSDNTITSHLDDDFISGLETVVSTPDIRSYWDINGQPSIPQGEAFVDLEYKDQVVTSGYLLYTERNGNSATDFIALDRNGNPIEGAKRIQVRGFQWNTGINHVTNVPTQTQYMVLFSPSIFESTEPIFGIRIIAENEPDGKLVFFVNAISATPDLKERVNSELGGDAVLNVYDNDELNGFPLNPIDVTLEIVNPFPISDVTLNLDGTVDVAPNTPPGEYKLVYKITTGGGDSDEAEVTIEVIEYIPIAMDDAFEQDDSFGKENILNVLDNDLLNGLPALIENVNLSTLSNDSDGKIILNADGSIDIVEGIPSGNYELVYQICDKEDPAKCDQATVSVTINPTVLEAIEDNYGSVNANRAGEIGNVLSNDQINGEAVSSDRVHAVLTDNDGLTGVSLAEDGTLTLPTGLPEGNYVLLYDLVETINPSNKDEGEIKFSLQDVQLEAKDDEVVTNQNEAVTIAVLDNDFTNSGAILDETLLITEDPVSGVISIADDGLITYTPETNFSGTDSFVYEICENADRMFCDQAKVTILVRPILLELNKTASATEIPIDGVVTYTITITNNSAFDLSDIQVEDPLPSGLLSMGTVPAQGTDGSWILTSLSAGESASFQIEAMGVEKGEKVNTATISVGEFTDQVTAPTVTVVAKQVDISISKTSFGKAIYEGNEFEYEIKLTNNGLSSAEDVVVSDQLPSNVEFLGFTGIDPGATVSGNTISWTVASIAAGEELVYVISVQATGLGTVTNTVTVEVPDNQDNISTSKEDSDTNQIIRFFVPNVITPGNVDGKNDTFEIKGIQNFAKNSLTILNRNGDHVFEMENYHNDWAAEGLNSGAYFYVLIITDNSGEEQTYKGWVQVIK; this is encoded by the coding sequence ATGAAAAGTTTAATTCTATTGGTACAGCTTAGGTTTTATTATTTTTTTAAAAAATCCTTAAAGTTTATCTCATTTATTTTCTTACTAGGAATGGTTTTTATAGGGCAGGTGTCAGCCCAGACCGTTACTGTTACAGGTACTGAGAACAATATCCCTATAACAGAGGTGAGGTATACCATTGAGGGAAATGAATTGATTCAGACTTCCCCAGATGGGAATGAAAATCCAAGTCCGGCAGATGTTCCTGTGGTGATCAGTTCTATAACGATCGATACGGATAAAGTGATATATGCCACAACTAGAAATCCTACAGTAGAGAACCCAAATCCGATTATAGGATCAGCTACGATAAGGTCTGATGCTATCCAAATTGTTCACTCGGACAATACCATCACCAGTCATTTGGATGATGATTTTATTAGTGGGCTTGAAACGGTCGTTTCCACCCCTGATATACGGTCCTATTGGGATATCAATGGTCAGCCTTCAATACCTCAAGGGGAAGCTTTTGTAGATTTGGAATACAAGGATCAAGTAGTGACCTCAGGTTACTTGCTCTATACAGAGAGGAATGGGAATTCAGCCACTGATTTTATTGCCTTAGATAGAAATGGCAATCCGATTGAAGGGGCTAAAAGAATTCAGGTAAGAGGTTTTCAATGGAATACTGGAATTAACCATGTAACAAATGTGCCTACGCAAACCCAGTACATGGTGCTATTTTCACCTTCAATTTTTGAATCCACCGAACCAATTTTTGGGATTAGAATTATTGCGGAAAATGAACCGGATGGTAAACTGGTTTTCTTTGTCAATGCCATTTCCGCTACACCGGATTTGAAAGAAAGAGTAAACAGTGAACTGGGAGGCGATGCTGTACTAAATGTTTATGACAATGATGAGTTGAATGGGTTTCCCTTGAACCCGATAGATGTGACATTAGAAATTGTAAACCCTTTCCCTATCTCAGATGTAACTTTAAATTTGGATGGGACTGTAGATGTAGCTCCCAATACTCCTCCGGGAGAATACAAGCTAGTTTATAAAATTACTACGGGAGGAGGCGATTCTGATGAAGCCGAGGTGACCATTGAAGTGATTGAGTACATTCCAATTGCAATGGATGATGCTTTTGAACAAGATGATAGTTTTGGTAAAGAGAACATACTTAATGTGTTGGACAATGACTTGTTGAATGGGTTGCCTGCTTTGATAGAAAACGTTAATTTAAGTACCCTTAGTAACGATTCTGATGGAAAGATAATATTGAACGCAGATGGATCTATTGATATTGTAGAAGGGATACCCTCAGGAAATTACGAACTTGTATACCAAATTTGTGACAAAGAGGACCCAGCCAAGTGTGATCAAGCTACCGTATCTGTTACCATTAACCCTACTGTTTTAGAAGCTATAGAGGATAATTATGGTTCGGTTAATGCCAACAGGGCAGGAGAAATAGGTAATGTATTATCCAACGATCAAATCAATGGTGAGGCGGTTAGCTCAGATCGGGTGCACGCGGTACTAACAGACAATGATGGACTGACAGGAGTAAGTTTAGCAGAGGATGGCACACTTACGCTTCCTACAGGTCTTCCTGAAGGTAATTATGTATTGCTATATGACCTAGTAGAGACCATTAATCCGTCGAATAAGGATGAGGGAGAGATTAAGTTTAGTTTACAGGACGTGCAGTTGGAAGCCAAGGATGACGAGGTAGTAACCAATCAAAATGAAGCCGTCACAATAGCTGTTTTAGATAATGATTTTACCAATTCCGGGGCAATTTTAGATGAAACTTTGTTGATAACTGAGGATCCTGTTTCCGGCGTAATTTCCATTGCAGACGATGGTTTGATTACTTACACCCCAGAGACCAATTTTTCAGGAACTGATTCCTTTGTTTATGAAATTTGCGAGAATGCCGACAGGATGTTCTGCGATCAAGCGAAAGTTACCATCCTTGTAAGGCCTATATTACTTGAATTGAATAAAACGGCAAGTGCCACAGAAATTCCTATCGATGGAGTAGTAACTTATACCATTACCATTACAAATAATTCAGCATTTGATTTGTCAGATATCCAAGTAGAAGATCCTCTACCTTCAGGTTTATTGAGCATGGGAACAGTACCTGCCCAAGGTACGGATGGAAGCTGGATCCTTACCTCGCTAAGTGCCGGAGAATCTGCCAGCTTTCAAATTGAAGCAATGGGAGTAGAGAAAGGTGAGAAAGTGAATACTGCAACCATCAGTGTTGGGGAGTTTACAGATCAGGTTACTGCCCCTACTGTCACAGTAGTTGCTAAGCAAGTGGACATTAGCATCTCCAAGACATCATTTGGTAAGGCCATTTATGAAGGCAATGAATTTGAATATGAAATCAAACTAACCAATAATGGTCTGAGTTCAGCTGAAGATGTTGTGGTAAGTGATCAATTGCCATCCAATGTTGAGTTTCTAGGATTTACGGGTATAGATCCGGGAGCAACAGTTTCAGGCAATACTATAAGTTGGACGGTAGCTTCCATTGCTGCCGGTGAAGAGCTGGTTTATGTCATCAGTGTACAAGCCACGGGCTTAGGGACGGTGACCAATACCGTGACTGTAGAAGTGCCGGATAATCAGGATAATATTTCAACAAGTAAGGAAGACAGTGATACCAATCAAATCATTAGGTTCTTTGTGCCCAATGTAATCACCCCGGGGAATGTAGATGGTAAAAATGATACTTTTGAAATAAAAGGAATTCAAAATTTCGCCAAAAACTCCTTGACAATTCTTAACCGAAATGGTGACCATGTTTTTGAAATGGAGAATTATCATAATGATTGGGCCGCAGAAGGGTTGAATTCAGGAGCTTACTTTTATGTCCTGATTATAACGGACAATAGTGGTGAAGAACAGACCTATAAAGGTTGGGTTCAGGTCATAAAATAA